In Nitratireductor mangrovi, the genomic window TTGCAATAGCTTGGAGCCGATTTCCCTGCTCGACCGGAACAGGGAATAACAGGGCGCCAATCAGGGAAGCATTGCGGCTTGAACAGGGAATTGCAGCGCCGGAACAGGTAGCCGCACAAAGTCGCAGACACGGGGCACCGTCACCAAAGCTTGATTGTGAATTCCGGGCATGGGTGCTGATGGCGCCTTGCGATTGGAACAAATCGGGCACATCATTTCATCAGATTCGGGTCATCAGGGCCCGGATGTAACCAGGTGGGAGGAGCAACAACGGATGAAACGCTTCAAGGAACACTCAAATGTCCAACGACACCAAATTGGAGTGCGAGTACCGTCGGCTCGATGAGCTGACCCCATACCCCAAGAACGCGCGCACGCATTCGAAGAAGCAGCTGCGCCAGATCGCCGAAAGTATCGAACGCTTCGGCTTCACCAACCCCATCCTCATCGACGGTTCGAACACGATCCTGGCCGGGCACGGCCGGGTGGAAGCTGCGCGCCTGCTCGGGCTCGCCGAGGTGCCCTGCGTTCGGCTTGATCATATGAGTGCGGCCGAGAAACGGGCCTATGTGCTGGCCGACAACAAGCTGGCGCTGAATGCCGGCTGGGACGAGGGGATCCTGGCGGAGGAGCTGAAGGAACTGCTTGCCGTCGATCTCGACTTCGATATCGGTCTCACCGGCTTCACGATCGCCGAGATCGACAGCCTGGTGGACGGGCTGGAGCCTGAGGAGCCGGGCGCCCCGGAAGAGGACCGGCTGCCTGAAGATGACGGAGAAGCCCGCTGCAGGCTTGGCGACATCTGGCAACTGGGTCCGCACCGGCTAATCTGCGGCTCGTCACTCAATGGCGAGACGGTGGCGGCGTTGATGGGTGGTGAGAAGGCGAGGATGGTCTTCACCGATCCACCCTACAACGTGCCGATCGATGGCCATGTCGGCGGCTCGGGCAAGGTGAAGCACCGCGAGTTCGCCATGGCCTCGGGCGAGATGACCAAGGCTGAGTTCATCTCTTTCCTGAGAACGGCCTTCCAGAACCTCGCCGCCTTCAGCCTCAACGGCTCCATCCACTTCATCTGCATGGACTGGCGCCACATGGACGAGGTGCTGAAGGCTGGCGAAGGCGTCTATGCCGAGTTGAAGAACCTGATCGTGTGGGTGAAGGACAATGGCGGCATGGGCACCTTCTACCGTTCCCGCCATGAGTTGATCTTTGCCTTCAAGAACGGCACCGCTCCCCACATCAACAGCTTTGAGCTTGGCCAGCACGGCCGCTACCGGACCAATGTCTGGCAGTATAGGGGCGTCAACACGCTGAAGACGGGCCGCATGGATGAACTCCAGCTTCATCCGACGGTGAAGCCGGTGCAGATGATCGCCGATGCCATCAAGGACTGCTCGGGCCGCGGCGACATCGTGCTCGACCTGTTCGGCGGTTCGGGCTCCACGATGATTGCCGCTCACAAGACCGGCCGGCGCGGCTATCTGGTCGAACTCGATCCCGTCTATTGCGACCGTATCATCCGCCGCTGGGAGGCCTATGCCAAGGACGAGGCGGAACTGATCGCCTGCGGCATCGAACAGCCTCCTGACGCTGCGCCGCATAGGGAGGCGGCGGAATGACGGAGGCTGCAAAACCCGAAGAGGACGGAGAAGCTGCCGCTTCCTCTCCCGGCTACGAGGTCGGCTACGGCAAGCCGCCGAAGTCGACCCGCTTCACCAAGGGCCGGTCCGGCAATCCGAAGGGGCGTCCGAAAGGATCGAAGTCGGCGAAGTCGCTGCTCGAGCAGGCACTGTCGGCGCCGGTCACCATCAACGAGGGCGGTGCCACGCGCGTGATCGAGCAGCGCATGGCGCTGTTCAAGTCGCTGGTGGCCCGCGCCATCAAGGGCGACGCGCGGGCAGCCGCCCTGGTGGTCAAGCTGATGGAGCAGTTCGACCGCAATGCGCCTGACGAAAAGCATGAGCCGATTACCGTCATCGAGCGGCGCATCGTGCGGCCTGGCGATCCCGGCACCTCCCAGGCTCGGCGAAACGAGGGAGGCAGGCAATGAGCGGGTCCTCCAGGAGCGCCGAACTGTTTGCCACGCCGTCGGCGCCGGCAGCAGCCGAACCCACATATGAAGTGGGCTATGCAAAGCCGCCCAGGTCAACGCGTTTCCAGAAGGGCAAGTCCGGCAATCCGCATGGAAGGCCGAAGGGCTCGAAGAACAAAGCGAAGCTGCCGGCGCTGCACGAGGAACGCCTCAAGAGCATCATTCTGGAGGAGGCCTATCGCACTGTCGCCATCAACGATGCCAACGGCACGGTGACCATTCCCATGGCCCAGGCCGTCGTGCGCTCGCTGGCCGTCAATGCCGCCAAGGGCAACCAGCGGGCGCAGCGCCTGTTCACGCAGATACTTGCCGCGACCGAGACAGCCAACAAGCAGCTCCATGACGAGTGGCTGGAGACCGCCATCACCTACAAGACCGAATGGGAGCGCGAGATCGAGCGCTGCAAGCGCCAAGGCATCGAGCCGCCCAATCCGCTACCGCATCCGGATGATATTGTGATCGACATGGGCACCGGCGCAGTTCGCATCAATGGACCGGTGACCAAGGAACAAAAGGAAGCGTGGGACTGTCTCCGTGAGCACAAGACCATGTTCCAGGAGGAGTTGGCCGAGCTGACGCAACTCCTGATCGACGAGCCTAACTACGAATTTCGTGACATGGTCGAAAAGGACATCGCCCGCGCAGAGAAAATGCTGGCAATGATCAGAAAGGCGATACCGGATTAGGGGTCAATGAGCGAATGGGCCTCCAGAGACCTGACCTGCCACTCAGTCTTCATCCAGCGGCGATTAGAGCCTCGACCGTTTCTGTTACGCCGAAGATGTCGGCAGTTCGAGCCTGTCATCGCCCACCATCGCAAAGCTCTGATCTCAATACATTTTCACTGACGTAGCACACCCCATTTCAGCTCCGAGGCGACAGCGAAGCTACAGATTAGCTACGGTGAGCGAGCCACGTCGTACGTTGGAA contains:
- a CDS encoding DUF5681 domain-containing protein, producing MSGSSRSAELFATPSAPAAAEPTYEVGYAKPPRSTRFQKGKSGNPHGRPKGSKNKAKLPALHEERLKSIILEEAYRTVAINDANGTVTIPMAQAVVRSLAVNAAKGNQRAQRLFTQILAATETANKQLHDEWLETAITYKTEWEREIERCKRQGIEPPNPLPHPDDIVIDMGTGAVRINGPVTKEQKEAWDCLREHKTMFQEELAELTQLLIDEPNYEFRDMVEKDIARAEKMLAMIRKAIPD
- a CDS encoding site-specific DNA-methyltransferase; translation: MSNDTKLECEYRRLDELTPYPKNARTHSKKQLRQIAESIERFGFTNPILIDGSNTILAGHGRVEAARLLGLAEVPCVRLDHMSAAEKRAYVLADNKLALNAGWDEGILAEELKELLAVDLDFDIGLTGFTIAEIDSLVDGLEPEEPGAPEEDRLPEDDGEARCRLGDIWQLGPHRLICGSSLNGETVAALMGGEKARMVFTDPPYNVPIDGHVGGSGKVKHREFAMASGEMTKAEFISFLRTAFQNLAAFSLNGSIHFICMDWRHMDEVLKAGEGVYAELKNLIVWVKDNGGMGTFYRSRHELIFAFKNGTAPHINSFELGQHGRYRTNVWQYRGVNTLKTGRMDELQLHPTVKPVQMIADAIKDCSGRGDIVLDLFGGSGSTMIAAHKTGRRGYLVELDPVYCDRIIRRWEAYAKDEAELIACGIEQPPDAAPHREAAE
- a CDS encoding DUF5681 domain-containing protein → MTEAAKPEEDGEAAASSPGYEVGYGKPPKSTRFTKGRSGNPKGRPKGSKSAKSLLEQALSAPVTINEGGATRVIEQRMALFKSLVARAIKGDARAAALVVKLMEQFDRNAPDEKHEPITVIERRIVRPGDPGTSQARRNEGGRQ